A window of Bradyrhizobium diazoefficiens genomic DNA:
CTTGCTGCCGCTGGGCGGCTGCATGCAGGCGACGCTTTCACCGGCGACCGACGCGAGCATGACGCCGCGGGACCGGCAGTTGCTCGCACATGTGCCTTACGCGCAGGCGAACGTGCCCGAGCAATATCTCCGTCACATCGTCGATTACCAGCGCAAGGAGCAACCCGGCACCATCCTCGTCGATACTGACGCGCGTTACCTCTATTACGTGCTGCCCGATGGCAAGGCGATCCGCTATGGCGTTGCGGTCGGCGAGGAAGCCATGGCGTTCTCCGGCGTCGCGCGGGTCGGTCGCCTGGCGGAATGGCCGGACTGGGTTCCGACCGCAGATATCCAGGCGCGGCTCGGACCGTATCCGGCGCGCGTTCCTGGCGGTCCGGCCAATCCGCTGGGCGCGCGGGGCATCTATCTCTATGTCGGCAACAAGGATACGCTCTACCGCATCCACGGCACCAATCAGCCGGAATATATCGGGCAGGCGATCTCCTCAGGCTGCATCCGGATGCGCAACGAGGATGTGATCGATCTGTACGACCGGGTGAAGCTCAATTCGACGGTCGTGGTGCTGCCGCCCGGACAAAGCGCGCAGGCCGAGGCGGGCGCACGCTGGCGCGGGTGAACGCGAGCTTTCAACCCCTACGAGACGGTCGTCGTGCCCAATTGGGCACGCTGACGACCCTGCATCTTCTCAGTTTGCAGGCCGAGCGATCCGCCACTGTAGCGTCGTGGCATTGCCGTTGGCATCGCCCGGCGCCTTGTCGGCGGACGAGGTGTAGAGCGGGCGATAGCGGTATGCCCACATCTTGCTGCCGTCGTTGCGGCTGATCACGGTGAAGTCACCGATGGCCCTGGCGTCGGCCGTTGCGGCGAGCGGCACCCAGCTCTCGGTGCACTTGCCGTTGCAGTTCGACGATTTGCCGGTGGTGTCGCGCTCGTAATAATAGAGTGTCATGCCCTTGAGATCGACGAGCTTGGGACCCTGCTTGGTCAGGACCACCTTGGCCGGTGCGGTCGTCGCCTCCGGCTTGGGCGGAGGAGGCGCATCGCCGCCATGGCCGTTTGCGAGCGCATGGCCGGTCGAGAGTGCGATGGCCGCGGCCGCAACGAGGAACCTGAACACCTGATCTCCCGCAAAGTTAATCGCGCGTTAAGCGCAGAATGTTGCCCATCGTAGCAGCCGAAGGTTAGCTCCTGGTTTCGCGACCCTGCGACAAATACGGACAACGATACCGGATCATGCCTGCATATCGCGGAGCGGCGCGCGGCTCAGATCGTTGCCGGCGGCAATTGCCTTGCGCAGCAGCCGCATCAGGTCCTCGCCCTCCTTCGCGCTGAGGCCGCGCAGCATGATGCGCTGGGCCGAGTCCACGGCCGGCGTGATCTTGCGCAGCGTGCGCCGGCCCTCGTCGGTGATCTCGAGCTCGCGGGCTCGGCGGTCGCGGCTGGAGGCGCGGCGCTCGATCAGTCCTTTTTGCACGAGGCGATCGATCACGCCGGTGATGGTGGTGCGGTCGTAGGCGATCAATCCGGCGAGCGTCACCTGGTCGAGGCCCGGATTGGCCTTGATGGTCGCGAGCGCAGCGTATTGCACCGGCGTGAGGTCGAAGCCGGCATGTTCGACTTCGGCCAGGAACACCGCGACGGCGATCTGCTGGAACCGGCGCGCCAGATGTCCGGGCATGTCGTTGTTGTCTTTCATCGAATTCTCCTCCTCGGAGATGCATCGTGGTCGGAGATGCGTTGACAAGTATACTGATAGTCAGCATACTGAGCAATATCCAGGCAGAAATTCGCGGGAGAGAGGCTCATGCAATTCCATCTGAATGGATTTCAGCCGGGCGACCCCGAGATTGCCGATCTGGCCGAGCGCGTTCAGCCTTCGGGCACAGCGGGCGCCGTGCCTGGCGAGGTCGATGTCCTCATCGTCGGCTGTGGCCCTGCGGGCCTGACGCTGGCCGCCCAGCTTGCACAATTCCCTGAGATCAAGACCTGCATCGTCGAGCAAAAGCCGGGTCGCTTGCTGGTCGGGCAAGCCGACGGCATCGCTTGCCGGACCATGGAGATGTTTCACGCCTATGGCTTCAGCGAACGCGTGCTGAAGGAGGCCTATTGGGTCAACGAGACGACGTTCTGGAAGCCGGACGAGCGGCTGCCTGAGACGATCGTCCGCAGCGGCCGGGTGCAGGACGTCGAAGACGGCTTGTCCGAATTCCCGCATGTCATCCTCAACCAGGCGCGCATCCATGACGGCTTTCTCGACGTCATGCGCAAATCGCCGGCGAAGCTCGAACCCCATTACGGCCGGCGCCTGCTCGACCTCGAGCTCGATCCGGCGGCAGGTCCCGCCGATCATGCCGTGACCGTGCGCCTCGAACGCGTCGATGCCGGCAACGAAGGCACGGTCGAGACGGTCAAGGCGCGCTATGTCGTCGGCTGCGATGGCGCGCGCAGCACCGTACGCAAATCGATCGGCCGCGAGCTGCACGGCGATTCCGCAAACCACGCCTGGGGTGTGATGGATGTGCTCGCGGTGACCGATTTTCCGGACATCCGCTTCAAGTCCCTGATCCAGTCGGCGAAGGACGGCAGCCTGCTGATCATTCCGCGAGAAGGCGGCTACATGGTCCGCATCTATGTCGAGCTCGCCAAGCTCGACGCCGGCGAGCGCGTCGCGAACCGCAACATCACCGCCGATGACGTGATCGCCAAGGCGCAGCGGATCCTGAAGCCGCATAGGCTCGAGGTCAAGGAGATCGCCTGGTGGTCGGTCTACGAGATCGGCCAGCGCCTGACCGACAAGTTCGACGACGTGCCCGAGGCCGAGATCGCAACGCGCCTGCCGCGCATCTTTATTGCCGGCGATGCCTGCCACACCCACAGCCCGAAGGCGGGGCAGGGCATGAACGTCTCGATGCAGGATGCCTTCAATCTCGGCTGGAAGCTCGCCT
This region includes:
- a CDS encoding FAD-binding monooxygenase, producing the protein MQFHLNGFQPGDPEIADLAERVQPSGTAGAVPGEVDVLIVGCGPAGLTLAAQLAQFPEIKTCIVEQKPGRLLVGQADGIACRTMEMFHAYGFSERVLKEAYWVNETTFWKPDERLPETIVRSGRVQDVEDGLSEFPHVILNQARIHDGFLDVMRKSPAKLEPHYGRRLLDLELDPAAGPADHAVTVRLERVDAGNEGTVETVKARYVVGCDGARSTVRKSIGRELHGDSANHAWGVMDVLAVTDFPDIRFKSLIQSAKDGSLLIIPREGGYMVRIYVELAKLDAGERVANRNITADDVIAKAQRILKPHRLEVKEIAWWSVYEIGQRLTDKFDDVPEAEIATRLPRIFIAGDACHTHSPKAGQGMNVSMQDAFNLGWKLASVMRNQCAPHLLHSYSAERQAVAKELIDFDREWAGILASAARTGGADAAKTQDYFVRHGRYTAGTATHYGPSVLTGAASHQHLAHGLVIGKRFHSAPVIRLADAKPVHLGHAAQADGRFRIYAFSPAEDPAAAGSAIRVLCHFLTEARQSPVKRYTPAGSDIDSVIDLRAVFQQDHRELAVEAMPSMLLPRKGRYGLIDYEKMFCPDLKSGHDVFAMRGIDRTAGCLAVVRPDQYVAALLPLDDFDALASYFDGFMLQMN
- a CDS encoding L,D-transpeptidase, which produces MQATLSPATDASMTPRDRQLLAHVPYAQANVPEQYLRHIVDYQRKEQPGTILVDTDARYLYYVLPDGKAIRYGVAVGEEAMAFSGVARVGRLAEWPDWVPTADIQARLGPYPARVPGGPANPLGARGIYLYVGNKDTLYRIHGTNQPEYIGQAISSGCIRMRNEDVIDLYDRVKLNSTVVVLPPGQSAQAEAGARWRG
- a CDS encoding MarR family transcriptional regulator, which codes for MKDNNDMPGHLARRFQQIAVAVFLAEVEHAGFDLTPVQYAALATIKANPGLDQVTLAGLIAYDRTTITGVIDRLVQKGLIERRASSRDRRARELEITDEGRRTLRKITPAVDSAQRIMLRGLSAKEGEDLMRLLRKAIAAGNDLSRAPLRDMQA